Part of the Acidobacteriota bacterium genome, CTAAAGCTTGCTCAGGGCGAGGTTGCGGCTCGCCACTCTTTGAGCAAGGCCACCCAGCGGCGAGCCATCTCCTTGGAGTACACCATCTGTCCGTCCGGGTAGATCTCGGCCAGTTCCTGGGGACGGTGACGCCGGGCCCATTCCACTGCCGGTTTCATGGCCTCCTGGCTGGAGGGCTGATCTGGGAGGAGCTGATAGCGCTGCTTCTCGATTAGGCCCTGGGAATTCACGCTGAAGGTGGTTTGAAACTTGAGGTGGGGGATTCCCAGCAGGCGCAGGAACTCGTTGCTTTCCTGACCTTCATAGCTGAAGGAGCCGCCCGAAGATCCTACCGGTTCCCATTCGACCTGGCCGTCGGCTCCGGCATCCCAGCCCATTGCCTTTGAAAGCGCTTCCTTGCTCAGTGAGTACTCCGATCCCACGAAGTGCAGTTGAAAGTCGGGCGCCAAGCAGGCCAGGGCCCGATCCATGTCGTGCGCGTTGACCGCCTGACGGTAGCGTTCGATGATCTCCTCCCCGCCCTGAGGCCCGCCAAGCGCCAACAACACAAGTCCAGTCAAGCCCATCAACTTCATCCTTCCAGATCGGTGTTCCATTCCTTACTAGCCTATCAGAACCGGCCCCAGAGAAACGGCTTGACTGCTATATTCATACATTGGTATATTGATAGCCATGAAGAAGGCAAAGAGAACTCGTGTGCAGCGCGTGCAGACCGGCGTCCGCATTGAAAAGCGCATCCTCAAGGTGCTGAAGGGGTTGGCCGAGTTCCACGACTTGACCCTGGGGGATCTGTTGGAGGGCATCGTCCTCCACGCCTTTGAAGGACGCTGCGCGCTGCAGGGACAGTCACTGGAAGTCGTCAGCGACCTGAAGCGGGTTTACGGACTCGATCTTGAGGCTGCCGACAGCCATCATCTGGAAGAGGAGGAGAAGTGATGAGCACTGCTGCTTTAACGCTGGAGGGGGTTCGCCGAGGGGTCACTTCAGAGGACCTGGACCTGGTCATGAGGCTTGAAGGCCTGAGCTTGACGGCGGGGGAGTTCCATCATGCCGACCACGTGCGGGCGGCCTGGGTTTTCTTGCGCTACCTGCCCCTCGATCAGGCCATGCACCGCTTTCGAGAGGCCTTGATCCGCTTCGCCGAGCACGTCGGAAAGCCGGGCCTCTACCACGAGACCATCACTTCGGCCTATTTCTTCCTCATCCACGAGCGTATGCATGGGCATCCTGACGAGTCCTGGGGCAGCTTCAAGCAACGCAATCCCGACCTGCTGCGCTGGAAGGGCGGCGTCCTGGAGCGCCTCTACTCTCCTCAACGCCTGCACGGCGACCTGGCGCGCCGCAGCTTCATCCTGCCCGACGCCCCAGTGCGTCCCCAATAGTGGCCCCTGAATTGCGGGCATGATTTCTGTCTGGGAGCGCGGGGATCGCGCAGGCCCGCCAGGTCCTCGGCGCCCCGTGGAGTAATGCCATGACCGTCGAACGCTACTTGAGAATGATTGCGGGGTTCTTCATTCTGCTCAGTCTGGCTCTGGGCTACTACCTGAGCGGATACTGGTACTTCTTTACCGCCTTCGTGGGCTTGAACCTCTTTCAATCAGCCTTTACCGACTGGTGCCCGATGATGACCATTCTGCGCAAGCTGGGCGTTGCAGAAGTCTGAGAGCTCGAGGGGCATAAGCCTCCCAAATGGGTGAATATGCCCGCTTCCCCGGCGGGCGCAGCGCCGCCCGCCGCCGATCCGCCGTGCTCTGATCAAACTTGCCCGCTCGACAGCCGTCGTCCGGAGTCAAAACGCGAAAACATACGCGCTTTTTGCTTGCGGTTACCGATGAGTTGTGATATCACCTGAGGCACTCGCTAAAATTGTCGAATCGAATGGTACAGCCATAAGTGCCCGACGGGTCAGTCCAGGGAGCAAGGCTCAGCCAAATCACTGAAGCCTTGGGGCGGTCTCGAAGAGCACATCGAAAGCTAATGGCAGCCCTTTGAGTGCGCAAGAGTTCTTCGCGGGCTGTCCCATGACGTTCGGGGCTATCAAAATGTACGGGGACCCGGGGTCCCCAAAGGGAGGTACGATGAGAAGGTTCTTGCCTTTGATCGGCCTATTAGCCGTAGGTGTATGTCTAATCACCTCGGCGTGGGCGCAAACTTCATTCACCCGCCTATCGGGAACTGTCCGAGACCAGACGGGGGGCATCATCCCCGGGGTGACCGTGACCCTGACGCGCGTGGACACGGGAGCCCAGCACAAGACGTTCACCAACGACGCCGGATCCTACACGTTCGGGACCATTCTGCCGGGCGTGTACGAATTGACCGCCGAGATGGACGGGTTCCGCACCATCCTCATTCATGACCTTCGACTGGTCATTCAGACCAACCATCGTCAAGACATCGTGCTTGAGCCGGGCGCCATCTCCGAGGAGGTGACGGTAACGGCTTCAGCCGAAGTGGTTTTGCAGAAAACGGACGCCACGGTGGGCAACCAGATGGACGAGCTGCGTCTGAAGAAGCTTCCCAACGCCAACCGCAGCACCATTTCCTACTTTCAACTGCAGCCGGGCACTACGCCGGGAGGCGAGGTGACGGGCAGCCGCAGCGACCAGCAGACCTTTCAGTTGGACGGCATCGACGTCTCCGACTACACGGTGGGCGACATCGAGACGGTCATCCCCACTCCGGTGGAATCAGTACAGGAGTTCCGCATCGCAGTGGCCAACCCCGACGCCAGCTTCGGGCGTTCGGCGGGAGCCAACATGACCCTGGTCACCAAGCGGGGCGGCAACCAGTACCACGGTTCGGCTTATTGGTACCATCAGAACGACAACCTCAACGCCAACAGTTGGAACAACAACCGGCGCGGCGCGCCCAAGGCGGAACGCAAGGACAACCGCTTCGGGTTTTCCATCGGCGGCCCCATCATCAAGGACAAGACCTTTTTCTTCTGGAACTACGAAGGACGGCGCCTGCCGGGTTCCACGGCCATCACGCGCACCGTTCCCACCCAGAGCCTGCGTGACGGGCTGCTGCGCTTCGCCGACGGCGACGGCAACATCCAGACCATCAACCCCATCGACTTCGATCCCCGGGGACTGGGAGCCAACCCGGTCGTCCTCAACGTCTTCAACCAGTTGCCGCTTCCCAATGCCAGCGGCGGCGACGGATTGAACACGGGCGATTTCCGGACCGACGTGGCGACCGACACCCGCAACGACTTCGCGGTGCTGCGGGTCGACCATGAATTTCATGAGAACTGGAATCTGGAGGCCAAGTTCGCGGCCGACCGGGCCCTTCAGACCACGGCTTCCCAAGTCGACCTGCTCAACCTGCGCGGGGCTACCGAGGCCCCCCGGCGGACCCGCAACGCTCTGTTGGGGCTGAACACCAACTTCACCCCCACGCTGACCAACGAGTTCCGCTTCGGCTGGGTCAAGGACTACACGCCTCTGCAGCGCATCCGGCCCACCAGTTCGCTGCCTTGGCTGGGACCGGAACTCAACGTGGCCGTCAACATCGGCTTGCAGACCATCGACGAGCCGACCGACGTCGACACCCAGCGGGCCCGCATCCAGACCAGCAACTCCGATTACTGGCAATGGGTCAACAACCAGACTTGGGTCAGGGGCAATCACGTCTTCCAGTACGGAGCCGACGTGCGCCACATCCGCTTTCGCCACGACCGCGACGACAAAGTGATCGGATCGATCGGTCTTCCGGTAGCCGAGTTGGCCAACGGCAACTTCGTCAACATCACCCCCGACCAGCGCCCCGACTTCATTCAACCGGGCGACACCAGCCGCTACGACCAGTTCTATGCTTCCCTGCTGGGAATCGTGAACTCGGTTCCCTTCCTGGCCGTTCGCGACGGTGACCTTCAGCCGCTGCCCATCGGGTCGAGTCTGGAGGCCGACACCACCCAACAGTATTTCTCCTTTTACTTCCTGGATACCTGGAGAGTGGTTCCTTCGCTGTCAGTCAACTACGGCCTCTACTACGGGTGGACCACGCCGCCCATCGAGAAGGACGGCAAGCAGACCATCATGACCTTCGCCGACGATGTCAGCACCTTCGTGACGGCGGAAGAGTTCTTGACCAACAAGAACCTCACCTCGCAGGGGGGCAGCATCTTCAACCCCGACATCGGCTTCGTGCCCATCAATGATTCGGGGCAAAGCGCCGCTTATCAGACCGATTACCGGAACCTCTCACCGCGGGCCGCCATCGCCTGGAACCCTTCCTTTAAAGGAGGTTTTATGGGCAAGCTTTTCGGTGACAAGGAAACGGTCTTCCGGGGCGGATACTCCCTGCTCTGGGACCGCACCAACACGGTGCAGACGGTGATCATCCCCACTTTGGGAGTCGGGTTCGGCCAGACGGTTTCCGTCAACGGGCCCACTAACGCGGCCGGTGAACCCTTCAGAGCAGGGGTGGACGGACCTATCCCATTGCTCGATTTCGGTCCTGCCGAATCGCCCATTATCCCTTCGCCCATTTTCTCCGAGATTCTTTCCTTCTCGGTCGATCCCGACATCACGGTTCCCTACAACCACGTGTTCGATTTCACCATCCAGCGCGAGCTGCCGGGCGACCACATCATGGAGGTCGGATACATCGGGCGCATGGGACGCAACCTCTACCAGAGCGTCAACCTGCAGCAGGTTCCCTATCTGGCCGTCGACAGCGCCTCAGGGCAGAGCTTCGCCCAGGCCTTTGACGCCCTGGCAACCGAGTTGCGCAACGGGGTGGCGCCCGGCGACGTGACGGCGCAGCCTTTCTTCGAGAACGTCTTCGGCAATTTCGGAGGAACTGCTGGAATCGCCGGCAGCAGTACGTCCGACATTATCCAGGGCGACCTCAACAGCGTCTTTCTCAACCTGGACATACCGCTCTTCCTGACCGGAATGCAGCACTTCAACAACTTCCAGTCGCTGGACCTCTTCATGCGCACCTCGGGCGGCCGGTCCAACTACCATGGAGTGGTCTTCAGCCTGCGCAAGAACTTCTCCGACGGACTGGTCTACGACCTCAACTACACCTTCTCGCGCTCGCTGGATCAAAACGGCGCCGTTCAGAACAGCGCCGGCGAAGTGCCCAACAGCTTCAACCTCGACGCCGGCTATGGCCCTTCGGCATTCGACCTCAATCACATCTTCAACGTGAACTGGGTCTATGAACTGCCCTTCGGAGCCAACCGCCGCTTCTCCGGCGGCGGATTCCTGGACAAGCTGATCGGCGGATGGACCGCCGCCGGCATCGTCTCGGTGCGCAGCGGAGGCGCCCTGACCTTCAGCCAGGGCTCGGGCGTGTGGGGCGGCGGCAATGTGCTGGGCAATGCCATCGGTCTCATCCCCACCACCGACCCCGGCCAGTTCGGCAACTCCATCCACACGGGAGCCACCGGCTCCAACGGCATCGGAACCAATTCCGATCCGGCCAACGGCGGCACCGGACTCAACCTGTTCGGCAATCCCGAGGCGGTCTTCAACAGCTTCCGCAGGGTGCTGATCAGCCAGGACACCCGCGACGGACGCGGCGCGTTGCGCGCTCCCCCTCGCTGGGACCTGGACCTGTCCATCAGCAAGACCACCACCTTGGCCGACGCCGCCGACCAGCCCATAACCATGACCTTTTCCTTCGACTTCCTGAACGCCTTCAACAACGTGCTCTACGGCAACCCCAGCTTGTCGGTCAACAGCCCCACGGCGTTCGGAGCCTTCACGGGCCAGAACAACGATCCCCGGGTCATCCAGTTCGGACTGAGGATCGACTTCTAAGTCGAGACCACGAAGGTTAGGGACAGCCCAACGCCGCCAAGCCGGAAACCGGTTTGGCGGCGTTTCTCATTGGGACGGGATATTCAAGGGCGGGAGGGGTCGGCTTGGGGTGCGCGCTGGATGCGCACCGGCTCGCTGATAATGAGGCTCTGGCCCGTGACCTTGTCGGTGACCTCGATCTTCAACTGCAGCGAAGGGGACGCGGCCTTGCGCAAATCGAGGTATTCCAGAAAGGCGATGCGCTGGCCGGAGATGTAGGAGGCGCGGTCTGCTCCCTCATCGCTTTTTTCAGCCACCACACTTCCCTCCTCGTCCACCAGTTGGTAGGACAGGTCGAGGCTGGGCAGGCGGGTGGAACCGTCGATCCCCGCGTTGTAGAGCTGGAAGTAGAACATCAGGTGGCGTTTTTCGGCCACCACGTCGCCCAAGTGGGGCAAGACCTTGAGGGTCCCCAGCACGAACATCTCGGGGGGCTGGCTGGGGTCGAAGTCCTGGGCGATGGGCTCCACCCGGTCGACCAGAATGACGGGGCTGGCGGCCAGCTTGTCCTCGGCCAGACGAGGAATGATGAGTCCGGTCTGCAGCGTCCCCACGCCGCCTCCGTAAGCATCTTCCACCACCAAATCGAGGCGGTAGCGGCCGGGTTCCAGCACCAGCAGCTTCTGGTAGAGGGAGCGGCCCGGCGCCAGTCCCTGAGTGTCGGAGCGGCTCTGCTCCACCGAGTCCTCGAAGATGGAGACGATGCGGCCCTGCAGGCTCTTGACGCGCCCGAAGATGTTGAGGCGGGCCTCCTCGCCTTGGCCGTCGGCCCCGAAGCGCAGATCTTTGTGATCGACGCTGACCGTCAGCGGTACCAGCGCCTGATCTCCGGCCCGCAGCCAGTGGGAGCGGAAGCTGAAGGGCAATTCTTCGTAATGAACCGCGGAATCGACGATCTCCCGTAGGCGGGGATTCTCGATCTCGGGAGCCTTGGTGAGCTGCGCGAAGCGGCGCAACCTGCGGAAAGGCAGGTCGTTGCTGTGGACGAAGGGGCTGTCGCGGTCGACTAGCCCGAGAGGGGCGCTGATGCGGTCGAAGCGCGTCCAGTTGCCGTCGAATTCCTCCTGGGTGTTGCCGTGCCCCGCCACATAGAGGAAGGCGTCCTTTTCATTGGGGTTGAGTGCAATCCGGTAATCGTTGCTGAAACCCTTGTCGACGAACTCGATCTCCACGTCCTCGCCGATTCCGGGAATGTGGCGGTACCACCAGCGTTCCCAGGGCAGGGTGGTGGTTTCGCCTCCCCCTTCGCTGTTGGGCCGCCGGTAAGGTCCGCCGAAGGGCTGGCGCTCCACCGAGTCGGGTTCGCCGAACTTGATGTAGATCATTCCGCGGTCGGTCTTCCATCCCGGTTCGCCCGAAAAGTAGCGCTCGTTGACGTAGCTGATGCGCCGATAGTGCTCGCTCTTGAATTCATTCTCGGCGGTCTGCGGATTGGGATCGCGGCTGCGCCAGAACTGCTCGATGAACTGGTCTTTTTCTTCCAGGGTGGCCAGACTCTCGAAGACCTGGCGCTCTTCTTCGGTGATGATGTAGACGACGTCTTCTTCAAGCCATTTGCGGTAGTAGTCTTCGGCTTCCTCCTGACGCCGTTCCTGCTCTTGAGCGTAGAGCGGGGGCAGGCAGATAGCCATCAGCAGTCCAAAAGCAAGCAGGCGGCGAGCACTCATAAGCGGCTCCTCTCAGGCTGAGCAAAGTATGGAAGGAATTATACACTCTCAGGCCAAGCGCCACATTCACTCCAGGATGGGCAGGGCCAGCGGGGGACGGGAGTGAAAGTCGAGTTGGGCCATTTCGGCGACCGCCTCTTCCACCGAGGCGAAGGAGGTGGGGTCGATGGTGATGACGAAGGGCAGATCGACCGGATCGTCCCAGGCTTCCTGCACCACGGAGTGGATGTTGATGCCGTGGCGGTGGAGGATGCCCGCCAGCGCGGCCAGGATTCCGGTGCGGTCGCGCACCACGAAACGCAAGTAGAAGGGATAGACCTCGCGGGAAGCGTCGGCCGGGCGGGCGCCCTTGTCGGCCATCAGGTAGGGGGCGGCATAAAAGCTCCCGTTGCCCGCTCTCCAGAGAGCGGCATTGAGCACGTCGGAGGCGGCCGAAACGGCTGTAGCCGCACCTCCCGCACCGGGTCCGCTGAGGACAGTCGAGCCCAGCCGGCGTCCCTCGATTTTGACGGCGTTGACCTCGCCCTCGATCTTGGC contains:
- a CDS encoding nuclear transport factor 2 family protein, whose protein sequence is MGLTGLVLLALGGPQGGEEIIERYRQAVNAHDMDRALACLAPDFQLHFVGSEYSLSKEALSKAMGWDAGADGQVEWEPVGSSGGSFSYEGQESNEFLRLLGIPHLKFQTTFSVNSQGLIEKQRYQLLPDQPSSQEAMKPAVEWARRHRPQELAEIYPDGQMVYSKEMARRWVALLKEWRAATSP
- a CDS encoding DUF2892 domain-containing protein produces the protein MTVERYLRMIAGFFILLSLALGYYLSGYWYFFTAFVGLNLFQSAFTDWCPMMTILRKLGVAEV
- a CDS encoding carboxypeptidase-like regulatory domain-containing protein produces the protein MRRFLPLIGLLAVGVCLITSAWAQTSFTRLSGTVRDQTGGIIPGVTVTLTRVDTGAQHKTFTNDAGSYTFGTILPGVYELTAEMDGFRTILIHDLRLVIQTNHRQDIVLEPGAISEEVTVTASAEVVLQKTDATVGNQMDELRLKKLPNANRSTISYFQLQPGTTPGGEVTGSRSDQQTFQLDGIDVSDYTVGDIETVIPTPVESVQEFRIAVANPDASFGRSAGANMTLVTKRGGNQYHGSAYWYHQNDNLNANSWNNNRRGAPKAERKDNRFGFSIGGPIIKDKTFFFWNYEGRRLPGSTAITRTVPTQSLRDGLLRFADGDGNIQTINPIDFDPRGLGANPVVLNVFNQLPLPNASGGDGLNTGDFRTDVATDTRNDFAVLRVDHEFHENWNLEAKFAADRALQTTASQVDLLNLRGATEAPRRTRNALLGLNTNFTPTLTNEFRFGWVKDYTPLQRIRPTSSLPWLGPELNVAVNIGLQTIDEPTDVDTQRARIQTSNSDYWQWVNNQTWVRGNHVFQYGADVRHIRFRHDRDDKVIGSIGLPVAELANGNFVNITPDQRPDFIQPGDTSRYDQFYASLLGIVNSVPFLAVRDGDLQPLPIGSSLEADTTQQYFSFYFLDTWRVVPSLSVNYGLYYGWTTPPIEKDGKQTIMTFADDVSTFVTAEEFLTNKNLTSQGGSIFNPDIGFVPINDSGQSAAYQTDYRNLSPRAAIAWNPSFKGGFMGKLFGDKETVFRGGYSLLWDRTNTVQTVIIPTLGVGFGQTVSVNGPTNAAGEPFRAGVDGPIPLLDFGPAESPIIPSPIFSEILSFSVDPDITVPYNHVFDFTIQRELPGDHIMEVGYIGRMGRNLYQSVNLQQVPYLAVDSASGQSFAQAFDALATELRNGVAPGDVTAQPFFENVFGNFGGTAGIAGSSTSDIIQGDLNSVFLNLDIPLFLTGMQHFNNFQSLDLFMRTSGGRSNYHGVVFSLRKNFSDGLVYDLNYTFSRSLDQNGAVQNSAGEVPNSFNLDAGYGPSAFDLNHIFNVNWVYELPFGANRRFSGGGFLDKLIGGWTAAGIVSVRSGGALTFSQGSGVWGGGNVLGNAIGLIPTTDPGQFGNSIHTGATGSNGIGTNSDPANGGTGLNLFGNPEAVFNSFRRVLISQDTRDGRGALRAPPRWDLDLSISKTTTLADAADQPITMTFSFDFLNAFNNVLYGNPSLSVNSPTAFGAFTGQNNDPRVIQFGLRIDF
- a CDS encoding GWxTD domain-containing protein codes for the protein MSARRLLAFGLLMAICLPPLYAQEQERRQEEAEDYYRKWLEEDVVYIITEEERQVFESLATLEEKDQFIEQFWRSRDPNPQTAENEFKSEHYRRISYVNERYFSGEPGWKTDRGMIYIKFGEPDSVERQPFGGPYRRPNSEGGGETTTLPWERWWYRHIPGIGEDVEIEFVDKGFSNDYRIALNPNEKDAFLYVAGHGNTQEEFDGNWTRFDRISAPLGLVDRDSPFVHSNDLPFRRLRRFAQLTKAPEIENPRLREIVDSAVHYEELPFSFRSHWLRAGDQALVPLTVSVDHKDLRFGADGQGEEARLNIFGRVKSLQGRIVSIFEDSVEQSRSDTQGLAPGRSLYQKLLVLEPGRYRLDLVVEDAYGGGVGTLQTGLIIPRLAEDKLAASPVILVDRVEPIAQDFDPSQPPEMFVLGTLKVLPHLGDVVAEKRHLMFYFQLYNAGIDGSTRLPSLDLSYQLVDEEGSVVAEKSDEGADRASYISGQRIAFLEYLDLRKAASPSLQLKIEVTDKVTGQSLIISEPVRIQRAPQADPSRP